In Spirobacillus cienkowskii, a genomic segment contains:
- a CDS encoding peptide deformylase yields the protein MTFYKVLHYPHVLLRKKGTPVEKFTDSLREFLKNFIATMYEFDGGGLAAPQVGVAKRIFVVDFKTAFESESFEYKEGCFKVFNSENKEIPAQFPMVFINPVLVEMSEPVKVGWEGCLSFPNVEAHNIDRFLNVEIHAQNEFGEKFSVKSSHLYASVCFQHEYDHLDGIMLVDRWNKNSFSESDVIADIKDFINDPSERKRMKKIKVTEASRIKFDFL from the coding sequence ATGACTTTTTATAAAGTTTTACATTATCCTCATGTCCTTTTGCGTAAAAAAGGAACCCCAGTTGAAAAATTTACCGACTCACTCCGAGAATTTTTAAAAAATTTTATTGCAACAATGTATGAGTTTGATGGAGGCGGACTTGCTGCACCACAAGTTGGTGTTGCGAAAAGAATTTTTGTAGTTGATTTTAAGACTGCATTTGAAAGCGAAAGCTTTGAGTATAAAGAAGGTTGTTTTAAAGTTTTTAATAGTGAAAATAAAGAAATTCCAGCTCAGTTTCCAATGGTTTTTATTAACCCTGTTTTGGTAGAAATGTCAGAACCTGTAAAAGTTGGCTGGGAGGGATGTTTATCGTTTCCAAATGTTGAGGCTCATAATATTGATAGATTTTTAAATGTAGAGATTCATGCCCAAAACGAATTTGGTGAAAAATTTTCTGTTAAATCTTCACACCTTTACGCTAGCGTCTGTTTTCAGCACGAATATGATCATCTAGATGGAATCATGCTTGTTGATAGATGGAATAAAAACAGCTTTTCTGAATCTGATGTGATTGCAGACATTAAAGACTTTATTAACGATCCTAGTGAAAGAAAAAGAATGAAAAAAATTAAAGTAACAGAGGCGAGTCGTATTAAATTTGATTTTCTTTAA